In one archaeon BMS3Bbin15 genomic region, the following are encoded:
- the opuCA_1 gene encoding carnitine transport ATP-binding protein OpuCA, translating to MESQKVKDYMSRNVIIVSSDQSLEEIIRIMQETNHDGFPVVEGRSIIGIITTRDLVMRRGIRVRDVMTEKVTVTFPDTNLIDAARVMFRKGFSRLPVVDKDGNLVGIVTNTDVIRSHIERATPAKVKKLQKSLEKLYNIGSYVRLGTIKISDLRPTQNKIQPDEFRGREYELKRGLAEPIVVISVGNRIILVDGHHRALAAKRLGIKDIDAYIIVLDKDIELGMERTARAMGLSTIEDIKIVDEGERGVITRIVGGKNRER from the coding sequence TCAGAAGGTAAAGGATTATATGTCCAGAAATGTGATTATAGTCAGCTCTGACCAGAGTCTTGAGGAAATTATCAGAATAATGCAGGAAACTAACCATGATGGATTTCCTGTGGTTGAAGGCAGGAGTATAATAGGAATTATAACCACAAGAGACCTTGTTATGCGCAGGGGAATCAGAGTCAGAGATGTCATGACAGAGAAGGTCACAGTTACCTTTCCTGATACAAATCTTATAGATGCGGCAAGAGTAATGTTTCGGAAGGGTTTTTCCAGACTTCCTGTTGTTGATAAAGACGGCAATCTTGTAGGTATTGTGACCAATACGGATGTTATAAGGTCACATATAGAAAGAGCCACTCCTGCAAAAGTTAAAAAGCTCCAGAAATCCCTTGAGAAACTGTATAATATCGGTTCTTATGTCCGCCTTGGCACTATTAAGATTTCAGACCTCAGGCCCACTCAGAACAAGATTCAGCCGGATGAATTTCGGGGTAGAGAATATGAACTCAAGCGTGGTCTTGCCGAACCCATAGTTGTAATAAGTGTTGGAAACAGGATTATACTCGTTGATGGACATCATAGAGCACTGGCGGCAAAAAGACTGGGCATAAAGGATATAGACGCCTACATTATAGTACTTGATAAGGATATAGAGCTTGGCATGGAGCGTACAGCCAGAGCTATGGGATTGAGTACTATTGAAGATATCAAAATAGTTGATGAAGGTGAAAGAGGGGTTATAACACGGATAGTTGGAGGTAAGAATCGTGAGCGCTGA
- the hisE gene encoding phosphoribosyl-ATP pyrophosphatase encodes MSAEILDELFMVIKDRKENPRKESYVCSLFDSGEDRILQKVGEEAVEFILASKSSKREDIIYECADLVFHIMVSLGYKGIELEEIYKELEKRRK; translated from the coding sequence GTGAGCGCTGAAATACTTGATGAGCTTTTCATGGTTATAAAAGACAGAAAAGAAAATCCCAGAAAAGAAAGTTATGTTTGCAGTCTCTTTGACAGTGGCGAGGATAGAATACTTCAGAAGGTTGGGGAAGAGGCAGTTGAATTTATTCTTGCTTCAAAAAGCAGTAAAAGAGAAGATATTATTTATGAATGCGCTGACCTTGTTTTTCATATAATGGTATCTCTCGGTTATAAAGGGATAGAGCTGGAGGAGATTTATAAAGAACTGGAAAAAAGGAGAAAATAA
- a CDS encoding AN1-like Zinc finger, with product MAKCSLCGETETLPFTCKFCGRKFCGEHRLPENHQCPGLEKFKENRTKAIEEWIYEPFRKEYKDRAGRVVKPSLQKRVKESLLTMDMRRLLYAIIVLIIILTIFMGFRG from the coding sequence ATGGCGAAATGTAGTTTATGCGGGGAAACTGAAACTCTTCCCTTCACCTGCAAGTTCTGTGGAAGAAAATTTTGCGGGGAACACAGGCTGCCGGAGAATCATCAATGCCCTGGGCTGGAGAAGTTTAAGGAAAATAGAACAAAAGCTATAGAGGAGTGGATTTATGAGCCCTTCAGAAAAGAGTATAAGGATAGGGCAGGTAGGGTTGTTAAGCCATCGCTTCAAAAGAGAGTAAAAGAAAGTCTTTTAACAATGGATATGAGAAGGCTACTCTATGCAATTATAGTCCTGATAATAATTCTGACTATTTTTATGGGTTTCAGAGGATAA
- a CDS encoding V-type ATP synthase subunit C codes for MSVGSYAYVNAKIGALRSKMFTQGDYRSLIEVPTAHDMFSLMKGTVYGREIAKIKDYNLLEVERVLNSLLKDEHEKIIHGLKGNPGQLLTHLYSKYDASLLKEALTLKAAGSDTEEFSKLRPTKKISRTLLDRIGEAKDIREAVEVLKDTEYYKSLNNVLQAYNETGLIYTLTLAIDRHIYQKLWIFLKKLTGKDKISARELIGTEIDIINIISALRLRNYGGDIKELLIPVRFRANDEVLYSLSRVKSLSQFSSEVPKFAYWGVIEGAIKNRDAIVSSLPLQKTGEGNVESLLPVEYELERLLVGKNRKMFYGDRFHIGVPLAHIYLKGIEMKNIVSAFKLKEAKVENVKIEKFLILPP; via the coding sequence ATGTCAGTAGGGAGTTATGCCTATGTCAACGCCAAAATAGGTGCACTCAGGTCCAAGATGTTCACCCAGGGTGACTACCGTTCTCTGATAGAGGTACCCACCGCTCATGATATGTTCTCCCTGATGAAAGGCACAGTGTATGGCAGGGAAATAGCAAAAATAAAGGACTACAATCTTCTTGAAGTTGAGAGAGTATTAAATAGCTTATTGAAAGATGAACATGAAAAGATTATTCATGGACTGAAAGGTAATCCCGGGCAACTCCTGACACATCTATACTCAAAATATGATGCTTCCCTCCTGAAGGAAGCCCTTACACTCAAGGCTGCAGGTTCTGATACAGAGGAATTCTCAAAGCTCAGGCCCACAAAAAAAATATCAAGGACACTTCTCGACAGGATTGGCGAAGCAAAGGATATTAGAGAGGCTGTGGAAGTACTCAAAGACACAGAATATTATAAAAGTCTCAACAATGTACTTCAGGCATACAATGAAACAGGACTGATTTATACTCTAACTCTGGCTATTGACAGGCATATATACCAGAAACTCTGGATTTTTTTAAAGAAGCTTACGGGCAAAGATAAAATTTCAGCCAGAGAGCTAATAGGTACTGAAATTGATATAATAAATATTATCTCTGCTCTCAGACTCAGGAACTACGGGGGCGATATAAAGGAACTTCTCATACCTGTAAGGTTCAGGGCAAATGATGAAGTTCTCTACAGCCTTTCCAGAGTCAAAAGTCTCTCTCAATTCAGCTCAGAGGTGCCAAAGTTTGCCTACTGGGGAGTTATAGAGGGTGCAATAAAAAACAGAGATGCTATTGTAAGCTCATTACCTCTGCAGAAAACCGGAGAAGGAAATGTGGAGAGCCTTTTACCTGTGGAATATGAACTTGAAAGACTTCTTGTGGGCAAAAACAGGAAAATGTTCTATGGTGATAGATTCCATATAGGTGTTCCCCTTGCCCATATATATCTCAAAGGTATTGAGATGAAAAATATTGTCTCAGCTTTCAAGCTAAAGGAAGCAAAAGTAGAAAATGTAAAAATAGAGAAATTTCTGATTTTACCTCCCTGA
- a CDS encoding V-type ATP synthase subunit K, whose translation MKAGIYLVAMVVLLAGFGMVYAQGEGAATGTAATAHVAANINSGLYAIAAALAIGLAAIGAGFGIAGTGSAAIGSIAEDSKNATWGLIFVALAEGIALYGLIISFILITKI comes from the coding sequence ATGAAAGCAGGAATATATCTTGTAGCAATGGTAGTTTTGTTAGCAGGTTTTGGAATGGTATATGCTCAGGGAGAAGGAGCAGCTACAGGCACAGCAGCAACAGCACATGTGGCGGCAAATATAAACTCAGGTCTCTATGCAATAGCTGCAGCTCTCGCAATCGGTCTGGCAGCAATAGGTGCTGGTTTTGGTATAGCAGGTACAGGTAGTGCAGCCATTGGTTCCATTGCAGAGGACTCAAAGAATGCAACATGGGGGCTTATTTTTGTGGCTCTGGCTGAGGGAATCGCTCTCTACGGGCTTATAATATCCTTCATACTGATTACAAAGATATAA